A stretch of Spodoptera frugiperda isolate SF20-4 chromosome 6, AGI-APGP_CSIRO_Sfru_2.0, whole genome shotgun sequence DNA encodes these proteins:
- the LOC126910766 gene encoding uncharacterized protein LOC126910766 isoform X2, whose product MLNSCKLHPNSRFERLLNNKMFSKIFIITLIVGIASAGIISGRHAPKPAALAHKEGCYIKDINDVIPYGGNVTLGDCTQVVCGKELLNYFSCGAQANTIPNCKLVGDLSKPYPECCPVLQCA is encoded by the exons ATGTTGAACAGCTGCAAACTACACCCAAACAGTAGATTTGAGCGACTGTTGAACAACAAAATGTTTtcgaagatttttattattaccttGATTGTTGGCATCGCCAGCGCAGGGATAATATCAGGCCGGCATGCTCCCAAACCTGCAGCACTAG CTCACAAAGAAGGTTGTTACATTAAAGACATAAATGATGTTATACCTTATGGAGGCAATGTGACTCTTGGAGACTGTACGCAAGTAGTATGTGGAAAGGAGCTGCTAAACTATTTTTC ATGCGGCGCACAGGCGAATACTATTCCAAATTGCAAATTGGTTGGTGACTTATCTAAACCGTACCCAGAATGCTGCCCTGTCCTCCAGTGCGCCTAA
- the LOC126910766 gene encoding uncharacterized protein LOC126910766 isoform X1 — MLNSCKLHPNSRFERLLNNKMFSKIFIITLIVGIASAGIISGRHAPKPAALADKEGCYIKEINDVIPFGDSVVPLDSCHRIYCGRVLFYASCRTIETDDPTCHIADGDLSRPYPHCCPHLKCDAHDDFIPLI; from the exons ATGTTGAACAGCTGCAAACTACACCCAAACAGTAGATTTGAGCGACTGTTGAACAACAAAATGTTTtcgaagatttttattattaccttGATTGTTGGCATCGCCAGCGCAGGGATAATATCAGGCCGGCATGCTCCCAAACCTGCAGCACTAG ctGACAAAGAAGGTTGTtacattaaagaaataaatgacgTTATACCTTTTGGTGATTCAGTTGTTCCTCTTGATAGTTGTCACAGAATCTATTGTGGAAGGGTGTTGTTTTATGCATC ATGCCGTACAATTGAGACCGATGATCCCACCTGTCATATTGCTGATGGAGACCTGAGTAGACCCTACCCACACTGCTGTCCACACCTCAAGTGTGACGCTCACGACGACTTTATTCCTTTAatttaa
- the LOC126910767 gene encoding uncharacterized protein LOC126910767 isoform X2: MFSKIFIITLIVGIASAATAIGRPAPKPAALAHKKGCYIKEINDVIPYGRSNIAGHCMEVVCKEERTFYSACSTQPNTDPNCKLLAGDSSKPFPECCPKTWCKTQG; the protein is encoded by the exons atgttttcgaagatttttattattaccttGATTGTTGGGATCGCCAGCGCAGCGACAGCAATAGGCCGGCCTGCTCCCAAACCTGCAGCACTAG CTCACAAAAAAGGTTGTtacattaaagaaataaatgatgTTATACCTTATGGACGCAGTAACATTGCTGGACACTGTATGGAAGTAGTATGTAAAGAGGAGCGAACGTTCTATTCTGC ATGCAGCACACAGCCGAATACTGATCCGAATTGCAAATTGTTGGCCGGTGACTCATCTAAACCGTTCCCAGAATGCTGCCCTAAGACCTGGTGCAAAACACAAGGATAA
- the LOC126910767 gene encoding uncharacterized protein LOC126910767 isoform X1 has translation MFSKIFIITLIVGIAREATAIGQAPPKPAALAHKKGCYIKEINDVIPYGRSNIAGHCMEVVCKEERTFYSACSTQPNTDPNCKLLAGDSSKPFPECCPKTWCKTQG, from the exons atgttttcgaagatttttattattaccttGATTGTTGGGATCGCCCGCGAAGCAACAGCAATAGGCCAGGCTCCTCCCAAACCTGCAGCACTAG CTCACAAAAAAGGTTGTtacattaaagaaataaatgatgTTATACCTTATGGACGCAGTAACATTGCTGGACACTGTATGGAAGTAGTATGTAAAGAGGAGCGAACGTTCTATTCTGC ATGCAGCACACAGCCGAATACTGATCCGAATTGCAAATTGTTGGCCGGTGACTCATCTAAACCGTTCCCAGAATGCTGCCCTAAGACCTGGTGCAAAACACAAGGATAA
- the LOC126910765 gene encoding uncharacterized protein LOC126910765, which yields MEHLKNSDRFERLLNNKMFSTIFIITLIVGTTTAGVAISRRSAGTSVVYVPPKSAPADKDGCYIKELNDYIPFGHNVTIGNCMQVTCEETLMEFATCGVFVRPNCVEVQDLSKPYPECCPTEKCEGVDDDTEASHNS from the exons ATGGAACATCTTAAAAATTCCGATAGATTTGAGCGActgttgaataataaaatgttttcgacgatttttattattaccttGATTGTTGGGACCACCACCGCCGGGGTGGCAATAAGCCGGCGCTCGGCTGGGACATCTGTTGTCTATGTGCCTCCAAAATCTGCACCAG ctgACAAAGATGGTTGTTACATTAAAGAACTAAATGATTATATACCTTTTGGACACAATGTCACTATTGGAAACTGTATGCAAGTAACATGTGAAGAGACGCTGATGGAATTTGCTAC atgcGGCGTATTCGTCCGTCCCAATTGCGTAGAGGTTCAAGACTTATCTAAACCGTACCCAGAATGCTGCCCTACTGAAAAGTGCGAAGGAGTCGATGATGACACCGAGGCGTCTCATAATAGCTAG
- the LOC126910766 gene encoding uncharacterized protein LOC126910766 isoform X3 → MISKIFIITLVVGIASAKTIIGQLPPKPAALADKEGCYIKEINDVIPFGDSVVPLDSCHRIYCGRVLFYASCRTIETDDPTCHIADGDLSRPYPHCCPHLKCDAHDDFIPLI, encoded by the exons ATGATATCGAAGATTTTTATCATTACCTTGGTTGTTGGGATCGCCAGCGCCAAGACAATAATAGGCCAGCTTCCTCCCAAGCCTGCAGCACTAG ctGACAAAGAAGGTTGTtacattaaagaaataaatgacgTTATACCTTTTGGTGATTCAGTTGTTCCTCTTGATAGTTGTCACAGAATCTATTGTGGAAGGGTGTTGTTTTATGCATC ATGCCGTACAATTGAGACCGATGATCCCACCTGTCATATTGCTGATGGAGACCTGAGTAGACCCTACCCACACTGCTGTCCACACCTCAAGTGTGACGCTCACGACGACTTTATTCCTTTAatttaa